One window of the Podospora pseudocomata strain CBS 415.72m chromosome 7, whole genome shotgun sequence genome contains the following:
- a CDS encoding hypothetical protein (EggNog:ENOG503PAPU), producing the protein MAAFGAFSGYEDIIDNVPDVGQFDPAPSHGSTPTPGNLPTVTRAGVDFLDLGKLFEKLFGGTTPVNPDDPTPPARHPVQVRDIFKMSQVNTGFDFSTHPCIKMTVAYLQKTLDFRWKNGNMRTLVFPDYKPDLAPSELTADGLDKDKFAAGAAALLIKAFYNNVRDRQETIDIDKANTAVSEFNNHINNQATALMIQFYRTFFGITEPSEDLASRYRKLLVSAAYRNLKQGQAGQGTWRDADLEMFCHFAKLAACGASDNTIRDVYNELTTTAPQLSGSTFGSIHPDTWRQYRGWLSSGFLDWGDLGATHLDDYDLLVIPGMGRFPISRTISYYLVDEFAKNKGYYKPPQSSSCFSSNVKVVMAGPAGEKLKKICNVEPGDVVLSPDATGSGGPPGTRRVAFVSAPRRGTRPLYSLHDYPGLQFTATHPILLPSASTGEMSLQFVDKDRASSLNPTWQSLSKKNIIPDLLQAHQADSEDEVVYDLVFEPTATSEDQTNSNNLPLATYVVEADNGRRLTVASEAPALEWFGPELMFISSAVRQILGGSSDIDVVVELLGTNRVYTRLVLGEAAEKITLSDNIGGGHCDESTAGAWLLEVCAKSQAVQDLVERMIQYLGRTLSHEVRTGWARCLPVGNEFSVSSNSGEESQEALFINVVRLLDSDKACLSRPPAIGPRHQLKVWRNDVLVFDDLVSGEVQGQSTLQLYCPVNIGEEGDLSGDCQTITIQLEDGTSGSVWRGGGPVRKGLHTIIGLGSLSRGTCGSAQHAVAEVELRSGVNIIAGPARGEGQAGGGGPKLMNLASLSHKTAWEESTMGAYAGCLGARFGDAIAELTRFHCGETGKTG; encoded by the coding sequence TGACCAGGGCGGGCGTCGATTTCCTCGACCTTGGGAAGCTTTTCGAGAAGCTTTTTGGAGGCACGACGCCAGTGAATCCAGATGATCCAACACCGCCGGCACGTCATCCCGTGCAAGTCAGGGACATCTTCAAAATGTCCCAGGTCAACACTGGCTTCGACTTCTCAACACATCCGTGCATCAAAATGACGGTGGCGTACCTTCAAAAGACGCTCGACTTCCGCTGGAAAAACGGGAACATGCGGACCCTCGTCTTCCCAGACTACAAACCCGACCTCGCTCCATCAGAGCTCACAGCAGACGGGTTGGACAAGGACAAGTtcgccgccggcgccgcgGCCTTGCTCATCAAGGCCTTTTACAACAATGTCCGGGATAGGCAGGAAACCATCGACATTGACAAGGCCAACACGGCCGTTTCGGAATTCAACAACCATATCAACAACCAGGCAACAGCCCTCATGATCCAGTTCTACCGCACCTTCTTCGGCATCACTGAGCCCTCGGAAGATCTCGCGTCCCGGTACCGAAAGCTGCTCGTCTCAGCCGCCTACCGCAACCTGAAGCAAGGACAGGCGGGACAAGGCACCTGGCGCGATGCCGACCTCGAGATGTTCTGCCATTTTGCCAAGTTGGCTGCGTGTGGCGCCTCGGATAATACCATCCGCGATGTATACAACGAACTGACCACGACAGCCCCTCAGCTTAGCGGCAGCACGTTTGGTAGCATCCACCCCGATACCTGGCGGCAGTACCGCGGCTGGCTCAGCTCAGGCTTTCTTGATTGGGGTGACCTAGGCGCCACGCATCTTGATGATTATGACCTCCTGGTTATTCCCGGTATGGGACGTTTCCCGATTTCACGGACGATCAGCTACTATCTTGTGGACGAGTTCGCAAAGAACAAGGGGTATTACAAGCCGCCGCAGTCATCCTCTTGCTTCTCTAGTAATGTGAAGGTCGTCATGGCGGGGCCTGCCggggagaagctgaagaagataTGCAATGTCGAGCCTGGCGATGTGGTCCTATCTCCAGATGCTACAGGCAGCGGAGGCCCTCCAGGAACCAGACGTGTAGCGTTTGTCAGCGCCCCACGACGCGGTACGAGACCGCTCTACTCACTCCACGACTACCCGGGCTTACAGTTCACGGCCACGCACCCTATCCTTTTGCCCTCGGCCTCAACAGGCGAGATGTCTCTCCAGTTTGTGGACAAAGACCGCGCTAGCTCGCTGAATCCCACTTGGCAATCACTCTCCAAGAAGAACATCATTCCGGACTTGCTCCAGGCCCATCAGGCAGACAGTGAAGATGAGGTCGTTTACGATCTAGTTTTTGAGCCAACCGCCACAAGCGAGGACCagaccaacagcaacaacctaCCACTAGCCACCTACGTGGTAGAAGCTGACAACGGGCGGCGACTGACCGTGGCATCGGAAGCACCCGCGCTAGAGTGGTTCGGGCCCGAGCTCATGTTCATCAGTTCTGCGGTGCGGCAAATCTTGGGGGGTAGCAGTGATATCGACGTTGTCGTCGAACTGCTGGGTACCAACCGAGTGTACACACGGCTTGTGCTCGGTGAGGCCGCTGAGAAGATCACGCTCTCTGACAATATCGGTGGCGGTCACTGCGACGAGTCCACGGCAGGAGCATGGCTCTTGGAAGTCTGCGCCAAGTCGCAGGCTGTGCAGGATCTGGTGGAAAGGATGATACAATACCTCGGCCGTACTCTCAGCCACGAGGTCAGGACTGGGTGGGCTCGCTGTCTTCCCGTTGGCAACGAATTTAGCGTTAGCAGCAACAGTGGCGAGGAAAGTCAAGAGGCCTTGTTCATCAATGTTGTCCGCTTGCTAGACAGCGATAAAGCATGCCTCAGCCGCCCGCCTGCCATTGGACCTCGTCACCAGCTCAAAGTCTGGAGAAATGACgtgttggtgtttgatgaccTCGTCAGCGGTGAAGTCCAAGGTCAGAGCACTTTACAGCTGTACTGCCCTGTCAATAtaggagaagaaggggatcTGAGTGGTGACTGtcaaaccatcaccatccagcTCGAGGACGGAACGTCAGGCAGCGTTTGGCGGGGCGGTGGTCCGGTCCGGAAGGGGCTTCACACTATCATTGGACTTGGCAGTCTCTCTCGTGGCACATGTGGGAGTGCCCAGCATGCCGTGGCAGAGGTGGAGTTGCGCAGCGGTGTCAATATTATCGCTGGTCCAGCTCGGGGTGAGGGCCAagctggaggcggcggtCCAAAGTTGATGAACTTGGCTTCTTTGTCGCACAAGACTGCCTGGGAGGAGAGCACCATGGGCGCGTACGCTGGCTGTTTGGGTGCTAGGTTTGGAGATGCCATTGCTGAGCTTACGAGGTTCCACTGCGGTGAAACTGGGAAAACAGGTTAG